In Colletotrichum higginsianum IMI 349063 chromosome 1, whole genome shotgun sequence, one genomic interval encodes:
- a CDS encoding CFEM domain-containing protein, which translates to MKYSAVIVSVIGLAAAQTLDIQQSSVAASASSAVSSAVASASSAVSSAVSSASSAASSRASSASSASSAASSRASSASSAASSRASSTAPVVSSAPVITGPGSTRTAVVTSALTARNGTTTAVVTTAVPVPVPGPVTINGTIVFPTAVPPTQTPVTINGAATHGPAGILAAIALGVLAYL; encoded by the coding sequence ATGAAGTActccgccgtcatcgtctccgtcatcggcctcgccgccgcccagacGCTCGACATCCAGCAGTCGTCTGTTGCCGCCTCCGCTTCTTCTGCCGTCTCCTCGGCGGTAGCCTCCGCCTCTTCTgccgtctcctcggccgtATCTTCCGCTTCCTCTGCCGCCTCCAGCAGAGCCTCTTCTGCCTCATCTGCTTCATCTGCCGCTTCCAGCAGAGCCTCTTCTGCCTCATCTGCCGCCTCCAGCAGAGCCTCTTCCACCGCACCGGTGGTGTCGTCTGCTCCCGTCATCACGGGCCCTGGATCTACTCGCACCGCCGTTGTCACGAGCGCACTCACCGCCCGCAACGGCACCACCACTGCCGTTGTCACCACCGCAGTCCCCGTCCCAGTCCCCGGCCCAGTCACCATCAACGGCACCATCGTCTTCCCCACCGCCGTCCCCCCCACTCAGACCCCCGTCACCATCAACGGCGCTGCTACCCATGGCCCTGCCGGCATCTTGGCCGCCATCGCTCTTGGTGTCCTTGCTTACCTGTAA
- a CDS encoding Oxalate decarboxylase family bicupin: protein MHLPNVGDGQFAAKLLLSGAILSYFAPGLAIPVQDSPRQRLLDGKGLPTKYRPASSPYTPGHKDKYDGPVDSVGDKLDPLPWRNGLGASVLGPWNEARSRQNPDLVRPPGTDHGNLANMRWSFADSHIRIEEGGWTRQTTIRELPTSIELAGVNMRLDEGVIRELHWHKEAEWAYVLDGSVRVTAIDYEGGNFFDDLNKGDLWYFPSGVPHSLQGLGENGTEFLLIFDDGRFSEESTFILTDWLGMLQTSRERPSHTPKSVIAKNFNLAPEVFAHIPDGEKYIFQGTTPGSINHEAPTGKGVKKSKHQFTHKMLDQEPKKTSGGEVRITDSKNFPISKTIAAAHAIIEPGALREMHWHPNADEWSFFIKGRARVTIFASEGNARTFDYVPGDVGIVPKNMGHFVENIGDEPVEMLEIFRADEFRDFSLFQWMGETPKKLVVDHLFADDPEAGEKFWDKVRSAEKDEVTKPDAVGDAQARTQEL, encoded by the exons ATGCACCTCCCCAACGTTGGAGACGGCCAATTTGCTGCCAAGTTGCTCCTGTCCGGAGCCATCTTGAGCTACTTCGCCCCCGGGCTTGCCATCCCCGTCCAAGACAGCCCCCGCCAGCGTCTCCTCGATGGAAAAGGTCTTCCCACAAAGTACCGCCCTGCATCCTCGCCTTACACACCCGGTCACAAGGACAAGTACGACGGTCCTGTTGACTCCGTTGGAGACAAGCTTGACCCTCTGCCGTGGCGTAACGGCCTGGGCGCGTCTGTCCTCGGGCCATGGAACGAAGCCCGCTCCAGGCAGAACCCGGATCTCGTGCGGCCCCCGGGTACCGACCACGGGAATCTCGCCAACATGCGATGGAGCTTCGCGGACTCTCACATTCGTATCGAG GAGGGCGGATGGACCCGACAGACCACGATCCGCGAGCTGCCCACCAGTATCGAGCTTGCCGGAGTCAACATGCGCCTGGACGAGGGTGTGATCCGCGAACTCCATTGGCACAAGGAAGCCGAGTGGGCCTACGTTTTGGATGGAAGCGTGCGTGTCACGGCCATCGACTACGAGGGGGGCAACTTCTTTGACGATCTGAACAAGGGAGATCTATG GTACTTCCCGTCCGGCGTGCCTCACTCGCTGCAAGGTCTGGGCGAGAACGGAACCGAGTTCCTTTTGATCTTCGACGATGGACGCTTCTCTGAGGAATCCACCTTCATCCTCACGGACTGGCTTGGTATGCTGCAGACCTCGCGCGAACGCCCAT CTCACACGCCAAAGTCGGTGATTGCGAAGAACTTCAACCTGGCCCCCGAAGTGTTCGCCCACATCCCCGACGGAGAAAAGTACATCTTCCAGGGGACCACGCCGGGTTCCATTAACCACGAGGCGCCCACCGGGAAGGGGGTCAAGAAGTCCAAGCACCAGTTCACGCACAAGATGCTGGATCAGGAACCGAAGAAGACATCGGGTGGCGAAGTCAGGATCACGGACTCGAAGAACTTCCCGATTTCGAAAACCATCGCCGCGGCCCATGCCATTATAGAGCCGGGGGCCCTTCGGGAGATGCACTGGCACCCCAACGCTGATGAATGGTCCTTTTTTATTAAGGGACGTGCTAGAGTGACGATTTTCGCCTCGGAAGGCAATGCCCGGACGTTCGACTACGTCCCCGGAGACGTTGGCATCGTCCCGAAGAACATGGGTCACTTTGTGGAAAACATCGGTGACGAGCCCGTCGAGATGCTTGAGATCTTCCGCGCCGACGAGTTTAGGGATTTTTCGCTCTTCCAGTGGATGGGCGAGACGCCCAAGAAGCTGGTCGTCGACCACCtcttcgccgacgaccccGAGGCTGGGGAGAAATTCTGGGACAAGGTTCGCagcgccgagaaggacgaggtcACCAAGCCGGATGCCGTTGGAGATGCCCAGGCCAGGACTCAAGAGCTCTGA
- a CDS encoding Sulfate permease, whose product MDKINRKIEKLRDEVTTDATLAQVRDFVVSGAPKLPSAAGVYLLEKVPIVQWLPRYSPKWLITDFIAGLTVGVMLIPQSLAYAKIATIPIANGLYSSWLPAAFAVIMGTSKDLSTGPTSILGLLTAEIVHDLSEEGFDISAIASSVALMVGVYSLVIGLFGLGFILDYVSFPVLTGFISAAALVIAFGQVGSLVGLSNVPSGVFNVIGNVLRRLPDWDGPTCGIGLGTLVILIALEKVGKKWGKRHYAIKLLANSRAVIVLVVFTLISYLVNRGRDKSDYSWKVSQVNTHGITQPIVPAANLVQKVAVRAVAPLVASTLEHLAVGKAFGRKNNYQIDQSQEFNYLGVVNIVNSFFSTMPVGGAMSRTAVASECGVKSPLTGLFTAAFILLTLYVLSPALYWLPSATLSAIIIMAVVHLFGPLSLFYRFWRISFPDFVASMVSFWVTIFVSAEIGIGVAAGWSIVWTMLRSTFVKPAIHSSNNGVVHTIPQPITRIISDGGRRVTENRTENASIAIPGDTIVVDFNDAIFFPNAERAKTATLTAIKLVYPRVETSMGQDDRERHWSVAAEKRLERIRAQRQIRLKETPLAVVVWDFTMVPYIDTSGIMTLKELKTEIQSHSGKSVQIRMVGMSDKVRSRFLRAKWSLVDLEEWREEDADLVYPSMETAIWDRDGDSGADGSSEKKG is encoded by the exons ATGGACAAGATCAACAGAAAGATCGAGAAGCTGAGGGACGAGGTCACGACGGACGCCACCCTCGCCCAGGTTCGTGACTTTGTCGTCTCAGGGGCCCCGAAGCTGCCATCCGCCGCGGGAGTCTACCTGCTCGAGAAGGTTCCCATCGTCCAGTGGCTGCCCCGATACTCTCCAAAATGGCTCATCACCGACTTCATCGCCGGCCTGACGGTAGGCGTCATGCTCATCCCCCAGTCCCTGGCCTACGCAAAGATCGCGACCATCCCCATTGCCAACGGTCTCTATTCGAGCTGGCTGCCGGCTGCCTTCGCAGTCATCATGGGAACTTCAAAAG ACCTCTCGACCGGTCCAACTTCCATCCTAGGTCTCCTGACCGCCGAGATTGTACACGATCTGAGTGAAGAAGGCTTCGACATCTCGGCGATTGCGTCTTCCGTTGCCCTGATGGTTGGAGTCTACTCTCTCGTGATCGGTCTCTTCGGCCTTGGTTTCATCCTGGACTATGTCTCCTTTCCGGTCTTGACGGGCTTCATCTCGGCCGCAGCTCTCGTCATTGCCTTTGGACAAGTCGGCTCCCTCGTTGGGCTGTCAAACGTGCCATCCGGCGTCTTCAACGTCATCGGCAACGtccttcgccgcctcccgGACTGGGACGGCCCGACCTGCGGCATCGGCTTAGGAACGCTCGTGATTCTCATCGCCCTCGAAAAGGTGGGCAAGAAATGGGGCAAGAGACACTACGCCATCAAGCTCCTCGCCAACTCTCGGGCCGTCATCGTGCTGGTTGTCTTCACCCTCATCAGCTACCTCGTCAACCGCGGCCGCGACAAGTCTGACTACTCCTGGAAGGTCAGCCAAGTCAACACACACGGCATCACTCAGCCCATCGTGCCCGCTGCGAACCTCGTGCAAAAAGTTGCGGTTCGGGCTGTCGCGCCCCTGGTCGCCAGTACCCTCGAGCACTTGGCCGTCGGCAAGGCTTTCGGGCGGAAGAACAACTACCAGATCGACCAGAGCCAGGAGTTCAACTACCTCGGTGTCGTCAACATCGTCAACAGCTTCTTCAGTACCATGCCGGTGGGCGGTGCCATGTCCCGTACGGCGGTTGCTTCTGAGTGTGGTGTCAAGAGCCCCTTGACCGGCTTGTTCACAGCCGCCTTTATCCTCTTGACCCTCTATGTCTTGTCGCCCGCCCTTTACTGGCTTCCTTCCGCAACTCTTTCTGCCATCATT ATCATGGCCGTTGTCCACCTATTTGGCCCGTTGTCACTCTTCTACCGCTTCTGGCGCATCTCATTTCCCGACTTTGTTGCCTCGATGGTCTCCTTCTGGGTTACCATCTTTGTCTCTGCCGAAATCGGTATTGGCGTCGCC GCCGGTTGGAGCATTGTATGGACTATGCTGCGTTCAACCTTTGTCAAGCCCGCCATCCACTCTAGCAACAACGGCGTCGTCCATACCATACCCCAGCCCATCACGCGCATCATCAGCGACGGTGGCCGCCGCGTCACTGAGAACCGCACCGAGAACGCGAGCATCGCGATCCCCGGCGACACCATCGTCGTGGACTTCAACgacgccatcttcttccccaACGCCGAGCgcgcgaagacggcgacgctcACGGCCATCAAGCTGGTGTACCCCCGCGTGGAGACCAGCATGGGGCAGGACGACCGCGAGCGGCACTGGAGCGTcgcggcggagaagaggcTGGAGAGGATACGGGCGCAAAGACAGATCCGGCTCAAGGAGACGCCGCTCGCCGTCGTGGTCTGGGACTTCACAATGGTGCCGTACATCGACACGTCTGGCATCATGACGTTGAAGGAGCTCAAGACCGAGATCCAGTCGCACTCTGGCAAGAGCGTGCAGATCCGGATGGTGGGCATGTCAGACAAGGTCCGTAGCCGGTTCCTGAGGGCGAAGTGGAGCCTGGTCGACCTGGAAGAatggagggaggaggacgcgGACCTGGTGTACCCCTCAATGGAGACAGCGATCTGGGATCGTGATGGAGACTCGGGGGCGGACGGCTCTAGCGAAAAAAAGGGCTAA
- a CDS encoding Protein kinase domain protein produces MAGLLVRSLKRRFNTCQILSLRQTNALFRPFDSSSTMPTNPFLYEHVDNVERLDFYRTGGYNPIQPGDRLDGRYRVVHKLGYGTHSTIWLARDDRQVKYVAVKVGTADSDEKEADILSRIADLTGEGEGRENALIPPVLDRFSISGPNGRHPCFVTTPARCSLADAKGVSACGLFQLDVARSLAGQVVTAVANTHDKGYVHGDLHLGNILLQLPSRLDRLSEEQLYGEFGSPDPEPVRMADGKPLAPGVPSHVFSPVWLGEASEKLSVLEAKVLVADFGVAFCPGQESRFESYTPLEIRPPEARFEPSKPLSFASDIWSLACTIWAILGQRPFLDTFLISQDDATSDQVDALGPLPPEWWEKWGTRSRRFAGNGKPKEGRLAWSWDQRFEDSIQEPRRDEGMETLDERERDALFDMVRWMLAFRPEDRPSARQVLETAWMKNWAIPARDKTWER; encoded by the exons ATGGCCGGTCTGTTGGTCCGCAGTCTGAAGAGGCGTTTCAACACATGCCAGATCCTTTCTCTACGCCAGACCAACGCGCTCTTTCGACCGTTCGATTCCTCCTCGACAATGCCAACAAACCCGTTCCTCTACGAACATGTTGACAATGTCGAACGACTAGATTTTTATCGCACAGGGGGGTACAACCCCATCCAACCCGGCGACCGTCTCGACGGAAGGTACCGCGTGGTGCACAAGCTCGGCTACGGCACTCACTCAACCATCTGGCTTGCCCGGGATGACCGGCAGGTCAAATACGTCGCTGTAAAAGTGGGCACGGCCGACTCAGATGAGAAGGAAGCCGACATCCTGAGTCGGATCGCTGATCTCActggcgaaggcgagggccGTGAAAACGCTCTGATCCCCCCGGTCCTTGACCGCTTCAGCATCTCTGGGCCCAACGGAAGACATCCCTGCTTCGTCACCACCCCTGCGAGGTGCAGTCTTGCTGATGCAAAAGGAGTGTCTGCATGTGGCTTGTTCCAACTCGACGTAGCCCGGTCACTTGCCGGTCAAGTTGTCACGGCGGTTGCGAACACCCACGACAAGGGCTACGTTCATGGTG ACTTGCACTTGGGAAACATACTTCTCCAATTGCCATCAAGGCTTGATCGTCTTTCGGAAGAGCAGCTGTACGGCGAATTCGGGTCTCCTGATCCTGAGCCTGTTCGCATGGCAGATGGGAAACCACTCGCACCCGGCGTCCCGTCGCATGTGTTCTCTCCGGTCTGGCTTGGAGAAGCAAGCGAGAAACTATCGGTATTAGAAGCGAAGGTACTGGTTGCAGACTTTGGCGTGGCTTTCTGCCCGGGGCAAGAGTCGAGGTTCGAGTCTTACACACCACTAGAGATACGGCCGCCAGAGGCCCGCTTCGAGCCCTCAAAGCCCCTATCCTTTGCCTCTGACATATGGAGCCTTGCGTGCACGATCTGGGCGATACTCGGACAGCGGCCGTTTCTCGACACTTTTCTCATCTCCCAAGACGACGCCACGAGCGACCAGGTCGATGCCCTGGGACCTTTGCCGCCTGAATGGTGGGAGAAATGGGGGACGCGATCGCGCAGGTTCGCCGGCAACGGAAAACCCAAGGAAGGCCGCCTCGCATGGTCGTGGGATCAGCGCTTTGAAGACAGCATCCAGGAGCCCAGACGCGATGAGGGCATGGAGACGCTTGacgagagggaaagagatGCCCTCTTCGACATGGTTCGTTGGATGCTTGCGTTTCGTCCTGAAGACAGGCCGAGTGCTCGTCAAGTTCTAGAGACGGCGTGGATGAAGAATTGGGCGATCCCCGCGCGTGACAAGACTTGGGAGCGATGA
- a CDS encoding Diacylglycerol kinase catalytic domain-containing protein, giving the protein MANVSGQNDLAPAVTESISESSQSYGKPASRNGPPETINVDGNKSLTWTVENLLLNDAPSTHTIPLYNVLWAEQTNQTLVIDYAQQVTKNRVQAATWTFAVDEADGPDVQTWVDTLMIKAYGPAKRSKRAKVLVNPHAGPGGAEKKWRVDCEPLFKAARMPMDVELTTYSGQALEIARGIDIDAFDTIVTCSGDGLAHEVFNGLGQRPDAAQALQKVAISHIPCGSGNAMSINLYGSYRPSIAALAIIKGVETPMDLISITQGDRRTLSFLSQALGVVAESDLATEHLRWMGGARFTWGFLVRIFEKKCYPCDLAVKVEIEDKHAVKEHYRQYTHRPSSTSLDTAEAPRAQNADAVPIRDAEPHGLPPLRFGTVNDDLPEGWELIPHYKLGNFYCGNMAFMAPDANFFAAALVNDGLMDVVCIDGDMSVPAQLSMLLSVESGKFFDNSLVSYRKISAYRIIPRNQKDGYISIDGEKVPFEPFQAEVHPGLARVISKNGKYEAPGPTGWQNGRVGA; this is encoded by the exons ATGGCGAACGTCTCTGGGCAAAACGATTTGGCGCCGGCCGTGACCGAGTCCATCTCCGAATCCTCCCAGTCATACGGCAAACCTGCTTCGCGAAACGGCCCCCCCGAGACGATCAACGTCGACGGCAACAAGTCCTTGACCTGGACTGTCGAGAACCTCCTTCTGAATG ACGCGCCATCAACTCACACGATCCCTTTGTACAACGTCCTCTGGGCCGAACAGACGAACCAGACCCTCGTGATCGACTATGCCCAGCAGGTTACGAAGAACAGAGTCCAAGCCGCGACATGGACCtttgccgtcgacgaagccgatgGTCCCGACGTTCAGACATGGGTCGACACGCTCATGATCAAGGCGTACGGGCCCGCGAAGCGATCCAAGAGAGCCAAGGTCCTGGTCAACCCGCACGCCGGACCGGGAggcgccgagaagaagtggCGTGTCGACTGCGAGCCCCTATTCAAGGCCGCGCGCATGCCCATGGATGTCGAGCTGACGACCTACTCGGGCCAAGCACTCGAGATTGCGCGGGGGATCGACATTGACGCGTTTGACACCATCGTCACCTGTTCGGGCGACGGCTTGGCTCACGAGGTCTTTAATGGCTTGGGCCAGCGTCCGGACGCGGCGCAGGCGCTCCAGAAGGTCGCCATCTCGCATATTCCCTGCGGCTCGGGCAACGCCATGAGCATCAACCTCTACGGCTCGTACCGGCCATCaatcgccgccctcgccatcatcaagggcgtcgagacACCGATGGATCTGATCAGCATCACGCAAGGGGACAGGCGGACGCTCAGTTTCTTGAGCCAGGCGCTTGGTGTCGTGGCCGAGAGCGACCTAGCCACCGAGCACTTGCGGTGGATGGGCGGCGCGCGTTTCACCTGGGGGTTCCTCGTAAGGATCTTTGAGAAAAAGTGCTATCCATGTGATCTTGCCGTCAAGGTGGAAATCGAGGATAAGcacgccgtcaaggagcaCTACAGGCAGTACACGCACAGGCCGTCATCAACGAGCCTGGACACTGCCGAGGCCCCGAGGGCGCAGAACGCCGATGCCGTCCCGATCCGGGATGCCGAGCCGCATGGCCTGCCGCCATTGAGATTTGGCACCGTCAACGACGACCTACCCGAGGGCTGGGAACTGATACCCCACTACAAGTTGGGCAACTTTTACTGTGGGAAT ATGGCGTTCATGGCCCCCGACGCCAACTTTTTCGCCGCCGCACTTGTTAACGACGGGCTCATGGATGTCGTCtgcatcgacggcgacatgTCTGTCCCCGCCCAGCTGAGCATGCTCCTGTCGGTCGAGAGCGGAAAGTTCTTTGACAACTCTCTGGTTTCGTACCGCAAGATCTCGGCTTACCGGATCATCCCGCGGAACCAAAAAGACGGCTACATCAGCATCGACGGAGAAAAGGTGCCGTTCGAGCCCTTCCAGGCAGAGGTCCATCCGGGTCTGGCGAGAGTCATCTCGAAGAATGGCAAGTACGAGGCGCCTGGTCCCACGGGCTGGCAGAATGGCAGGGTTGGGGCCTAG
- a CDS encoding Nucleolar protein,Nop52, which produces MASQEQNMPFIRNLASSDRKLRTQALSSLQTFLGSHRSLARLDALKLWKGLFYAMWMCDRPVPQQNLAAELAALTSCVRADDVPVWLAAFWETMAAQWTDIDVLRMEKFLLLVRRTFAAGLQWVRDGAYADARADALLAVYAEFPFELEGDLRKVPVGMRLHGVDIWVDELERLGMLDADAEGGEKAVAFAKRLSQIVEPLKRSPVKTVRAKVAEAVEDERLPWTERKADNEVADATATGADGAMDEDDDEEWGGIDDK; this is translated from the exons ATGGCGTCCCAAGAACAGAACATGCCGTTCATTAGGAACCTGGCCTCCAGCG ACCGCAAGCTCCGCACCCAGGCCCTGTCCTCCCTCCAGACCTTCCTCGGCTCCCACCGCtccctcgcgcgcctcgacgccctcaagCTCTGGAAGGGCCTCTTCTACGCCATGTGGATGTGCGACCGCCCCGTGCCCCAGCagaacctcgccgccgagctcgccgccctgACGTCGTGCgtccgcgccgacgacgtgccCGTCTGGCTCGCCGCCTTCTGGGAGACCATGGCCGCCCAGTGGACCGACATCGACGTCCTCCGCATGGAGAagttcctcctcctcgtccgccgcaccttcgccgccggcctccaGTGGGTCCGCGACGGCGCCTACGCCGacgcccgcgccgacgccctgcTCGCCGTCTACGCCGAGTTCCCCTTTgagctcgagggcgacctGCGCAAGGTCCCCGTCGGCATGCGCCTgcacggcgtcgacatctgggtcgacgagctcgagcgcctcggcatgctcgacgcggacgcggaaggcggcgagaaggccgtcgCTTTCGCCAAGAGGCTGAGCCAGATCGTCGAGCCGCTCAAGAGGTCGCCCGTCAAGACGGTACGCgccaaggtcgccgaggccgtcgaggacgagaggcTGCCGTGGACGGAGAGGAAGGCCGACAACGAGGTGGCCGACGCGACGGCAACAGGGGCCGACGGAgccatggacgaggacgatgatgaagagTGGGGTGGCATCGATGATAAATAG
- a CDS encoding RNA polymerase rpb1 c-terminal repeat domain-containing protein → MAPTRDLAPAKGRGRFRLRRPSVSIPDSTPLEKLDLSNANVSEISLAPMDRSADNRSDLSISSSGSWRNKDSSNSSSSSSGKPPLMFKPPALRYRASRPELGRPWRRSNEAVYPSADDTNDSDVESKYSFDSRSTITNATSVEDFDTHPSKTDTYTSAVRTRPFTVEKQVTRTTTTATIPPPPAKPANLKGARVDIVAPKRQTVHIQVAPVAPAPPVVQTITSQELREREKVEDGLLKEISRMKEETKSLLGKQSDTDKRLEDALERLSTLSADKEKTEKKRREERSLKDKIARDFDEQSRLLDDVKSCLSEHEKKLEDVARERDQLKGIKQRLEAKSNDLEKQIALERDAKDEVANKNAVLEMDIAEQEKIKKHFETRCRDLERSVGDAHYVTKETERALIERIAALELTKESLQVRVAGLETELIRRGTEIGDITAERNLLRMDVDKYKPQVDQLNKENGALTEAKRGLQARIDDLDQQKKGLEANVEKLETEKKSAQDSYDALEAERKGLEADMEKLKTEKKDVESRFGALEVEKQEVEVRLTQLETTNTEMQTRFESLEATKGELELGKGQLETQVKTLEGVKAKYDKLKTRVEGLKDKNATLQSQVGALLQDQDDKSSQILSLAEERNSLRSENASLKDENESVTSELRRAESLMGSVAGSVTPSVVGSADESDADTVKGEDDAPPPAPAEAPPAPPSTKEEEEAAAAVPIIEEAPPAPEDVKDDAVSAKSVAPEPEAAEAEAAPAPIDNDAGTTTTEKAESASVKSVNSATPSESAVMEELRQRIAELQGRNEQLQSETVKLGSLMAERDELATRAAAMEPEARQAPQLRQENAALTSQLGLVNAQLDGLRASYDASVAEVNGLRDQIGQLRGRLSSTPSSSLQSRSRESSHARQPTKTKKDNDKKKEQLVVVRNPNERGGM, encoded by the coding sequence ATGGCTCCCACCCGTGACCTTGCGCCCGCAAAGGGCCGTGGTCGCTTCAGACTCAGACGGCCCTCTGTCTCCATCCCAGACAGCACTCCGTTGGAGAAGTTGGACCTGTCCAACGCCAACGTTTCCGAGATCTCACTCGCCCCCATGGACCGCTCGGCAGACAACAGATCCGACCTGAGCATCAGCTCATCCGGGAGCTGGAGGAACAAggacagcagcaacagcagcagcagcagcagcgggaAGCCTCCGTTGATGTTCAAGCCCCCTGCCCTCCGCTACCGTGCGTCTCGCCCAGAGCTCGGCCGGCCGTGGAGGCGCTCCAACGAAGCTGTCTACCCTTCCGCCGACGACACCAACGACTCGGATGTCGAGTCCAAGTACAGCTTCGACTCCCGCTCCACCATCACCAACGCAACCAGCGTCGAGGACTTTGACACCCACCCCAGCAAGACTGACACTTACACCTCGGCCGTCCGCACCCGGCCGTTCACTGTTGAGAAGCAAGTCACTAGAACCACCACTACCGCCACTATTCCACCTCCCCCAGCCAAGCCCGCCAACCTTAAGGGCGCCCGGgtcgacatcgtcgcgcCCAAAAGACAGACCGTCCACATCCAGGTGGCCCCTGTGGCCCCCGCTCCTCCCGTGGTCCAGACCATCACCTCTCAGGAGCTCCGTGAACGTGAGAAGGTAGAGGATGGGCTCCTCAAGGAGATCTCTCgcatgaaggaggagaccaAGAGCCTCCTCGGCAAGCAGTCCGACACCGACAAGAGACTCGAAGACGCCCTGGAGAGGCTCTCGACACTCTCCGCCGACAAGGAaaagacggagaagaagcgccgCGAGGAGAGGAGTCTCAAGGACAAGATCGCCCGCGACTTTGATGAGCAGAGCCGGCTCCTGGATGACGTCAAGAGCTGCCTCAGCGAGcacgagaagaagctcgaggatGTCGCCCGCGAACGGGACCAGCTCAAGGGCATCAAGCAGCGGCTGGAAGCCAAGTCCAACGACCTCGAGAAGCAGATCGCTCTCGAGAGGGATGCcaaggacgaggtcgccaaCAAGAACGCCGTCTTGGAGATGGACATTGCCGAGCAGGAAAAGATCAAGAAGCACTTTGAGACGCGGTGCCGCGACCTGGAGAGGagcgtcggcgacgcccacTACGTCACCAAGGAGACAGAGCGCGCCCTCATCGAGCGGATCGCCGCGCTGGAGCTGACCAAGGAGAGTCTCCAGGTCCGCGTCGCCGGGCTCGAGACGGAGCTCATCCGCAGGGGCACCGAGATCGGCGACATCACCGCCGAGCGCAACCTCTTGCGGATGGACGTCGACAAGTACAAGCCCCAGGTCGACCAGCTCAACAAGGAGAACGGCGCCCTCACGGAGGCCAAAAGGGGCCTGCAGGCCCgcatcgacgacctcgaccagcagaagaaggggctcgaggccaacgtggagaagctcgagacggagaagaagagcgcCCAGGACAGCTACGACGCGCTCGAGGCGGAGAGGAAGGGACTCGAGGCCGACATGGAGAAGCTCAAaacggagaagaaggacgtgGAGAGCCGCTTCGGCgctctcgaggtcgagaagcaggaggtcgaggtccgCCTGACGCAGCTCGAGACCACCAACACGGAGATGCAGACCCGCTTCGAGAGCCTCGAGGCCACCAagggcgagctcgagctcggcaaGGGGCAGCTCGAGACGCAGGTCAAGacgctcgagggcgtcaaggccaagtacgacaagctcaagacgcgcgtcgagggcctcaaggacaagaacGCGACGCTCCAGTCCCAGGTCGGCGCCCTCCTACAGGACCAGGACGACAAGAGCTCCCAGATCCTCAgcctggccgaggagcgcAACAGCCTCCGTTCCGAGAACGCGTCGCTcaaggacgagaacgagTCCGTCACGAGCGAGCTCCGACGCGCCGAGTCGCTCATGGGCTCCGTCGCCGGCTCCGTGACCCCCTCCGTCGTGGGTTCCGCGGACGAGAGCGACGCGGACACCGTCaagggcgaagacgacgccccgccgccggcccccgCGGAGGCGCCTCCTGCACCCCCTTCgacgaaggaggaggaggaggctgctgctgcggtcCCTATCATCGAAGAAGCACCGCCGGCCCCCGAGGATGTCAAGGACGACGCGGTCAGCGCCAAGTCCGTGGCCCCTGAGCCCGAAGCGGCGGAAGCGGAAGCAGCACCGGCACCCATCGACAACGACGCCGGCACCACTACCACCGAGAAGGCCGAGTCCGCATCGGTCAAGTCGGTCAACTCGGCTACCCCCTCCGAGTCGGCCGTCATGGAGGAGCTCCGCCAGCGCATCGCCGAGCTCCAAGGCCGCAACGAACAGCTGCAGTCCGAGACCGTCAAGCTCGGCTCCCTCATGGCGGAGAGGGACGAGCTGGCCACGCGGGCCGCGGCGATGGAGCCCGAGGCCCGCCAGGCGCCGCAGCTGCGCCAGGAGAACGCGGCGCTGACGTCGCAGCTGGGCCTCGTCAacgcccagctcgacggcctccgCGCGTCGTACGACGCCTCGGTCGCCGAGGTCAACGGCCTCAGGGACCAGATCGGCCAGCTGCGCGGGCGGCTGtcgagcacgccgtcgtcttcgctcCAGTCGCGCTCGAGGGAGTCGTCCCACGCGCGGCAGCCGaccaagacgaagaaggacaacgacaagaagaaggagcagTTGGTGGTCGTGCGCAACCCGAACGAACGGGGCGGCATGTAA